In Pirellulales bacterium, the genomic stretch GACGTACTCCCATTTTTGAATGTCGCGGGCACTCCAGTCGTTCAACAGCACGAGGCCGAAGACGTGCTCGCAAGCCCGCTCGACCGCGATCGGCTCGCCCAAGTCGTTTCCTTGACCGATGAAATAACCGACCTCCAACTCGAAATCGACCGCTCGCGCGGGGTGGAACGTCGGCGCCTCTTTATCATCGCCTTTGGTTTGGCCCCACGGACGACGCAGATCGGTGCCGCTGACGACCACCGAGCTGGCGCGGCCATGATAGGCGATCGGCAGCCACCGCCAGTTCGGCGGCAAGGCGTGCTCGGCCCCCCGCAACAGAGTGCCGACGTTGGTGGCGTGCTCCTTGGACGAATAAAAATCGGTGTAGTCGCCGATTTCGACGGGCAGCAACATCTCGACCTGGTTCATCGGCACCAGGGCCTCGTGCCGTAGCGCGGCATCGTCTCGCAAGGTCGGCGTGTCGCGGTGCAGCAAGTCGGCGATTTGCCGCCGCACCGAACTCCACGCCTCGCGTCCCAGCGCCATCAAGGCGTTCAGCGACGGCCGATCGAAAATCGTGTCGCCGGGCGAGGCGGGCACGTGCAGCAACCCCTCGCGCTCGAGCACGGAGAGATCCAACACCCGCTCGCCGATAGCGACGCCGACGCGCGGCATACGAGCCCCCGGCGGCCGAAAGACGCCGTAGGGGAGATTGTGGATTGGAAAGTGCGAGTCGGGAGCGACCGGCACCAAGCTTTCGTGGATCGTCATAGTAAGCCGTTTGGCGAATTTGCAGTGTCACGATTCTATCAAGAACGCGGCCACGTAGGGTGGGACCAGCGAGCTTGCGAGCGCCGGCCCACCATCGTTAGGCAT encodes the following:
- the fahA gene encoding fumarylacetoacetase: MTIHESLVPVAPDSHFPIHNLPYGVFRPPGARMPRVGVAIGERVLDLSVLEREGLLHVPASPGDTIFDRPSLNALMALGREAWSSVRRQIADLLHRDTPTLRDDAALRHEALVPMNQVEMLLPVEIGDYTDFYSSKEHATNVGTLLRGAEHALPPNWRWLPIAYHGRASSVVVSGTDLRRPWGQTKGDDKEAPTFHPARAVDFELEVGYFIGQGNDLGEPIAVERACEHVFGLVLLNDWSARDIQKWEYVPLGPFLAKSFGTSISPWVVTLDALAPFRVAGPTQNPHPLDYLRSRDHQAYDIQLEVAMQTEEMEAPRRICSSNFKYLYWNIAQQIAHHTSNGCNLRTGDLLASGTISGPAPESRGSLLELTQGGAEAIALAEGVERRFLEDGDRVTISGYCQAANHRVGFGELTGTLLPANATP